A genomic region of Zea mays cultivar B73 chromosome 6, Zm-B73-REFERENCE-NAM-5.0, whole genome shotgun sequence contains the following coding sequences:
- the LOC111589522 gene encoding uncharacterized protein, with the protein MESSPAAAMTPASSSRAARDPLLFARFDLPAGWGCRKPLAFCREAREDTDDAPVASEPAATAAPTPTEGVKDSDGTRSPTRAAATVQQAPAAAEIAQEAPRKQWNLRERTSWRDYSHRVDELRARQARKLGSAAAGGSRRLSLSVKLTRQEIDADFTKITGSKAPRRPTKRSKTVQRKIETLCPGSSLVQVNLDRYKVNEKGGF; encoded by the exons ATGGAGTCATCGCCGGCCGCGGCCATGACACCCGCGTCCTCATCGCGGGCCGCCAGGGACCCGCTCCTCTTCGCCCGCTTCGACCTCCCCGCCGGCTGGGGGTGCCGCAAGCCCTTGGCCTTCTGCCGGGAGGCCCGGGAGGACACGGACGACGCCCCCGTCGCGTCCGAGCCCGCCGCCACAGCCGCCCCCACCCCCACCGAGGGTGTCAAGGACAGCGACGGCACCCGATCGCCGACGCGAGCGGCCGCAACGGTGCAGCAGGCGCCCGCGGCGGCGGAGATTGCGCAGGAAGCTCCCCGGAAACAGTGGAACCTGCGGGAGCGGACGTCGTGGCGGGATTATAGTCACAGAGTGGACGAGTTGCGTGCACGGCAGGCCAGGAAGCTCGGGAGCGCGGCCGCCGGCGGCAGCCGCCGGTTGTCGCTGTCGGTGAAGCTGACTCGGCAGGAGATCGACGCCGACTTCACCAAGATCACCGGCAGcaaggcgccgcgccggcccacgAAGCGGAGCAAGACCGTCCAGCGCAAAATCGAG ACGCTTTGCCCGGGGAGTTCGCTCGTGCAGGTGAACCTCGACCGGTACAAGGTGAACGAG AAAGGAGGATTCTAA
- the LOC103630694 gene encoding transcription initiation factor TFIID subunit 4 isoform X3 produces the protein MLRAGPGPGGGAGAVNTPHHRGSASASPHAFFENLTLFSSSSPSLSRSRRPSTAPASLPPLMVIMAGASDRRRHHHHDHHTATAKPAPPAAASPSPTPAPANRTRLHDFAFPTQSWGAHRLLRCSKDVGGPASPPPHPQTPSPDKEKHQQASSPGAAAASQPPRPWNLRTRRSPTAAPLASRSDAAAPAGGAQPPQLQSPPPPAAPTKRAFSAALSRDEIAEDFATIRGTRPPRRPKKRPRAVQRQLDMLYPGLSLADVNLDSYKIEER, from the exons ATGCTCCGCGCCGGCCCCGGACCCGGTGGTGGAGCGGGCGCGGTGAACACACCACACCacaggggctcggcctcggcgTCCCCTCACGCCTTTTTTGAAAACCTCACCCtcttctcctcctcctccccctccctgtCTCGCTCGCGTCGCCCCTCCACTGCACccgcctctctccctcctctcatgGTCATCATGGCCGGTGCCTCCgaccgccgccgccaccaccaccacgacCACCACACAGCCACGGCCAAGCCCGCTCCCCCCGCCGCGGCGTCTCCGTCCCCGACGCCGGCTCCCGCCAACCGCACCCGCCTCCACGACTTCGCCTTCCCGACGCAAAGCTGGGGCGCGCACCGCCTCCTCCGCTGCTCCAAGGACGTCGGCGGCCCTGCGTCCCCGCCGCCGCACCCGCAGACGCCGTCGCCGGACAAGGAGAAGCACCAGCAGGCCTCCTCCCCCGGCGCCGCGGCCGCGTCGCAGCCCCCGCGCCCCTGGAACCTCCGCACCCGCCGCTCTCCCACCGCCGCGCCGCTCGCGTCGAGATCGGACGCCGCGGCGCCGGCGGGCGGAGCGCAGCCGCCGCAGCTCCAGTCGCCGCCCCCGCCGGCCGCGCCCACGAAGAGGGCCTTCTCCGCCGCGCTCAGCAGGGACGAGATCGCCGAGGACTTCGCCACCATCCGCGGAACCCGCCCGCCGCGCCGGCCCAAGAAGCGCCCGCGCGCCGTGCAGCGCCAGCTCGAC ATGCTGTACCCGGGGCTGTCTCTCGCCGACGTCAATCTGGACTCGTACAAGATCGAGGAG AGGTGA
- the LOC103630694 gene encoding transcription initiation factor TFIID subunit 4 isoform X2, translated as MLRAGPGPGGGAGAVNTPHHRGSASASPHAFFENLTLFSSSSPSLSRSRRPSTAPASLPPLMVIMAGASDRRRHHHHDHHTATAKPAPPAAASPSPTPAPANRTRLHDFAFPTQSWGAHRLLRCSKDVGGPASPPPHPQTPSPDKEKHQQASSPGAAAASQPPRPWNLRTRRSPTAAPLASRSDAAAPAGGAQPPQLQSPPPPAAPTKRAFSAALSRDEIAEDFATIRGTRPPRRPKKRPRAVQRQLDMLYPGLSLADVNLDSYKIEEQR; from the exons ATGCTCCGCGCCGGCCCCGGACCCGGTGGTGGAGCGGGCGCGGTGAACACACCACACCacaggggctcggcctcggcgTCCCCTCACGCCTTTTTTGAAAACCTCACCCtcttctcctcctcctccccctccctgtCTCGCTCGCGTCGCCCCTCCACTGCACccgcctctctccctcctctcatgGTCATCATGGCCGGTGCCTCCgaccgccgccgccaccaccaccacgacCACCACACAGCCACGGCCAAGCCCGCTCCCCCCGCCGCGGCGTCTCCGTCCCCGACGCCGGCTCCCGCCAACCGCACCCGCCTCCACGACTTCGCCTTCCCGACGCAAAGCTGGGGCGCGCACCGCCTCCTCCGCTGCTCCAAGGACGTCGGCGGCCCTGCGTCCCCGCCGCCGCACCCGCAGACGCCGTCGCCGGACAAGGAGAAGCACCAGCAGGCCTCCTCCCCCGGCGCCGCGGCCGCGTCGCAGCCCCCGCGCCCCTGGAACCTCCGCACCCGCCGCTCTCCCACCGCCGCGCCGCTCGCGTCGAGATCGGACGCCGCGGCGCCGGCGGGCGGAGCGCAGCCGCCGCAGCTCCAGTCGCCGCCCCCGCCGGCCGCGCCCACGAAGAGGGCCTTCTCCGCCGCGCTCAGCAGGGACGAGATCGCCGAGGACTTCGCCACCATCCGCGGAACCCGCCCGCCGCGCCGGCCCAAGAAGCGCCCGCGCGCCGTGCAGCGCCAGCTCGAC ATGCTGTACCCGGGGCTGTCTCTCGCCGACGTCAATCTGGACTCGTACAAGATCGAGGAG CAGAGGTGA
- the LOC103630694 gene encoding uncharacterized protein isoform X1, with protein sequence MDLSGSVTSALLCLFCKARGHLKLFCKRKKSEFGFPLSSFPSFESFCPLEGSPRPLDFGSWFRSSSRSLTGGTPPSFASFREFAEAVSLLKKSEQAPETSLELALGVTSTKPQPASPPFALRRSSENLSMAYRLVDPGPFLPPGFSAAVVQHRGIMVRSVSQRLPPFHEDWAIINIHPLPEHEVLFPAVRDVVREYLVEHQRVGVRAIQRSHFGQVLVQFRSVLERDNLVLLGPQQYLDATFTAVRHNDAWNHRALLFNHECWLMLLGFPLDYRSSEYLQAAIGSFGRLILWEEDRSNISRTLLRVRVTSLEEVPQFIVFSEAEGFAGDSWTVQCEIIQQLMLGGQAQDEDPIPPPPEDGHQLPLAFFGLGQPLPPAGLDLNFPPEPEGGVLPAQQDDLGHGEWDQWIVNEQPIQQDPQPPLPDEQHIQQEELQHSNQHSGLSSDSSIGAGQLAPPANGHPAVNGHALIGNGMEINAAPSMGHRRLMDRHLRWIRPRIWRLCPPRSRWMCLTTFTIRIWR encoded by the coding sequence ATGGATTTGTCGGGCTCGGTTACTTCAGCCTTGCTCTGTCTTTTTTGTAAAGCCAGGGGGCATTTGAAATTGTTCTGCAAACGTAAAAAATCAGAATTTGGTTTCCCTCTCTCCTCGTTCCCTTCCTTCGAAAGTTTCTGCCCTTTGGAAGGGTCTCCCCGTCCCTTGGACTTCGGGTCCTGGTTCCGCTCGTCCTCCCGGTCTCTGACGGGTGGGACTCCACCTTCATTTGCCTCCTTCCGTGAATTCGCCGAAGCGGTTTCCTTATTAAAAAAATCCGAACAGGCGCCAGAAACGTCCTTGGAGCTCGCGTTGGGTGTCACTTCAACAAAACCCCAACCTGCTTCTCCACCCTTTGCTCTCCGGCGATCGTCTGAGAATCTGTCAATGGCGTACCGGCTCGTAGACCCGGGGCCGTTCCTCCCTCCAGGATTCAGCGCCGCGGTGGTCCAGCATCGTGGGATTATGGTCAGGTCAGTTTCGCAGCGTTTGCCGCCATTTCACGAGGACTGGGCGATTATAAATATCCATCCTTTACCGGAGCAcgaggtcttgttccctgcggttaGGGATGTGGTCAGAGAATACCTTGTTGAGCATCAGAGGGTTGGTGTCCGCGCCATTCAGCGCTCACATTTTGGACAAGTGTTGGTGCAATTCCGTAGTGTGCTGGAGCGGGATAACTTGGTTCTTCTTGGTCCCCAGCAGTATTTGGACGCTACTTTCACCGCGGTCCGTCACAATGATGCATGGAACCACCGTGCCCTTCTCTTCAACCATGAATGTTGGCTTATGCTTCTGGGGTTTCCCTTGGATTATCGTTCTTCAGAGTATCTGCAGGCCGCCATTGGGTCGTTTGGGAGGTTGATTCTGTGGGAGGAGGACCGAAGCAATATATCTAGAACCCTGCTCCGTGTTCGGGTCACTTCGCTTGAGGAGGTTCCCCAATTTATTGTtttctcggaggccgagggttttGCTGGAGATTCCTGGACGGTGCAATGCGAAATTATCCAGCAGCTTATGCTTGGCGGTCAGGCTCAGGATGAGGACCCCATCCCTCCGCCACCTGAGGATGGTCATCAGCTCCCCCTGGCCTTCTTCGGGCTGGGCCAACCTTTGCCCCCGGCTGGGCTTGACCTTAACTTTCCTCCGGAGCCTGAGGGTGGAGTGTTGCCGGCTCAGCAGGATGACTTGGGGCATGGAGAGTGGGATCAGTGGATTGTGAATGAGCAGCCCATTCAGCAAGACCCTCAACCCCCCTTGCCAGATGAGCAGCACATTCAGCAGGAAGAGCTGCAACACAGCAATCAGCATTCTGGCTTGTCGTCTGATAGCTCCATTGGTGCTGGTCAGCTTGCACCCCCCGCGAATGGTCATCCTGCAGTAAATGGTCATGCTCTGATTGGGAACGGAATGGAAATCAATGCTGCCCCTTCAATGGGCCACAGGAGGTTGATGGACCGGCACCTCAGGTGGATCAGGCCCAGGATTTGGAGGTTGTGCCCCCCCAGGTCCAGGTGGATGTGCCTAACAACATTCACCATCagaatttggagatga
- the LOC103630695 gene encoding adenylate isopentenyltransferase yields MTTLLANRITTLVRAPPPPMAAAAVAGARRPLHRTLAHPPPPEEDEHQQQRACRSRGSSSSCSASSSSTPARPRGTGMVVIVGATGTGKTKLSIDAAEAVGGEVVNADKIQLYAGLDVTTNKVAPADRRGVPHHLLGAIRPEAGELPPSTFRSLAAATAASIAARGRLPVVAGGSNSLIHALLADRLDAGAADPFSAPPQPAPPRWGRRPALRSPCCLLWVHVDAALLAEYLDRRVDDMVRGGMVEELREYFAATTAAERAAHAAGLGRAIGVPELGACFAGRASFRAAIDDIKANTRDLAAAQVRKIRRMADAWGWPIQRLDASATVRARLRGAGPDAESACWERDVRAPGLAAIRSFLLELDGGSVVDGAVVEEVEPRVRCCDVVG; encoded by the coding sequence ATGACCACCCTCCTCGCCAATAGGATCACTACGCTCGTGCGCGCCCCTCCTCCTCccatggccgccgccgccgtcgcgggAGCGCGGAGGCCATTGCACCGGACCTTGGCGCACCCGCCACCGCCCGAGGAGGACGAGCATCAGCAGCAGCGCGCGTGCCGCAGCAGGGGATCCTCGTCCTCCTGCTCGGCTTCCTCGTCATCgacgcccgcccggccccgggGCACGGGGATGGTGGTGATCGTCGGCGCCACGGGCACCGGGAAGACCAAGCTGTCCATCGACGCCGCGGAGGCGGTCGGCGGGGAGGTGGTGAACGCGGATAAGATCCAGCTCTACGCCGGGCTGGACGTGACCACGAACAAGGTGGCCCCCGCGGACCGCCGCGGCGTGCCGCACCACCTCCTCGGCGCCATCCGCCCCGAGGCCGGCGAGCTCCCGCCCTCCACGTTCCGCTCCCTCGCCGCCGCCACGGCCGCCTCGATCGCCGCGCGCGGCCGCCTGCCGGTCGTCGCGGGCGGCTCCAACTCCCTCATCCACGCGCTCCTCGCCGACCGCCTCGACGCCGGCGCCGCCGACCCCTTCTCCGCTCCACCGCAGCCGGCGCCGCCGCGGTGGGGCCGCCGGCCCGCGCTCCGATCCCCGTGCTGTCTCCTCTGGGTCCACGTCGACGCCGCGCTCCTCGCGGAGTACCTGGACCGGCGCGTGGACGACATGGTGCGCGGCGGCATGGTGGAGGAGCTGCGGGAGTACTTCGCCGCGACCACCGCCGCCGAGCGCGCCGCGCACGCCGCGGGGCTGGGCAGGGCCATCGGCGTGCCCGAGCTGGGCGCCTGCTTCGCGGGGCGCGCCAGCTTCCGCGCCGCGATCGACGACATCAAGGCCAACACGCGGGACCTGGCGGCCGCGCAGGTGCGCAAGATCCGACGCATGGCCGATGCCTGGGGCTGGCCcatccagcggctcgacgcgtcGGCCACAGTCCGCGCGCGCCTCCGCGGCGCGGGGCCCGACGCGGAGTCGGCGTGCTGGGAGCGCGACGTGCGCGCGCCCGGGCTCGCCGCCATCCGGAGCTTCCTTCTAGAGCTGGACGGCGGCAGCGTCGTCGACGGCGCtgtggtggaggaggtggagccGCGGGTGCGATGCTGCGACGTGGTGGGGTGA